From a region of the Halolamina sp. CBA1230 genome:
- a CDS encoding PIN domain-containing protein: MKVLDASFLIDYYDGHPATKKFYDANGGEEERWVIPVPACAELLVGEGNLPDGDVESARTALAWAETHTVDEHTAVLAGKIADEIPAEGPYLDGPDAMIAAVGREVNAPVVSRDGDLTHEATKGVIDVEEYLD; the protein is encoded by the coding sequence ATGAAGGTTCTCGACGCGAGTTTTCTCATCGACTACTACGACGGCCACCCGGCGACCAAGAAGTTCTACGACGCCAACGGCGGCGAAGAGGAGCGGTGGGTGATCCCCGTGCCGGCCTGCGCCGAACTGCTGGTCGGTGAGGGGAACCTCCCTGATGGCGATGTCGAGTCTGCTCGAACCGCGCTCGCGTGGGCAGAGACGCACACTGTTGATGAGCACACCGCTGTGCTCGCTGGGAAGATCGCGGACGAAATCCCTGCGGAGGGGCCATACCTCGACGGCCCCGACGCGATGATCGCGGCTGTCGGGCGCGAGGTCAACGCACCGGTGGTGTCCCGCGACGGCGACCTCACCCACGAGGCGACGAAGGGCGTCATCGACGTCGAAGAGTACCTCGACTGA
- a CDS encoding ParA family protein, with amino-acid sequence MLTYTVYSESGGVGKTTLTANLADAHSQRDQDVLVIDLDPQQGSLTYLLGVDTSRDDDDADNIARHLIDRPGGSFDDLIHDTPFGFDLIPSHNMLESLPQLLNKAQEMAEDLGDSFNPHDRLRQVLMNADVNQDYDVLIVDPPATAGVQLYNAVSATRSLVLPVEPTGKGLQSISGIEDIVTNLSTELGFDVGVLAVVPNGVGQTTNQDQYLTQIQELGYDAPVILRNRASLFEGCWDEQCTAFHYVGYYRNRHRDYEVDTLDKLRTLATHIEEVDQ; translated from the coding sequence ATGCTCACTTACACCGTCTATTCCGAGTCAGGCGGCGTTGGGAAGACCACTCTCACCGCAAACCTCGCTGATGCCCACAGTCAACGAGACCAGGACGTCTTGGTTATTGACTTGGACCCCCAACAGGGATCGTTAACGTACCTCCTCGGAGTTGACACCTCCCGTGACGACGATGACGCCGACAACATCGCCCGACATCTCATCGACCGCCCGGGTGGCTCGTTCGACGACCTCATCCACGACACACCGTTTGGCTTCGATCTCATCCCCTCCCACAACATGCTAGAGAGCCTTCCACAACTCCTGAATAAAGCTCAAGAAATGGCCGAGGACTTGGGCGACTCATTCAACCCGCACGACAGACTCCGCCAAGTCTTGATGAACGCGGATGTCAACCAGGACTACGACGTACTTATCGTGGACCCTCCAGCGACAGCAGGAGTCCAACTCTACAACGCTGTGTCCGCGACCCGATCGCTTGTCCTCCCAGTCGAACCCACCGGTAAGGGGCTTCAGTCGATTTCAGGTATCGAAGACATCGTCACGAACCTCAGCACAGAGCTCGGATTCGACGTCGGCGTACTTGCTGTCGTCCCAAACGGAGTTGGGCAGACGACCAATCAAGATCAGTACCTCACACAGATTCAAGAACTCGGATATGATGCCCCCGTAATCCTCCGTAATCGAGCCTCGTTGTTCGAGGGGTGCTGGGATGAACAATGCACGGCGTTCCATTACGTCGGGTACTATCGGAATCGGCATCGTGACTACGAAGTGGACACGCTCGACAAACTACGTACCCTTGCGACTCATATCGAAGAGGTAGACCAATGA
- a CDS encoding winged helix-turn-helix domain-containing protein, giving the protein MAVEADITAHQILSKRQQVLEQLLNEPQTKPELVEALPCSRSTVDRAIEELQEIGCVERTAPNSSLYRGTTLGELMLQTHQEYLGRLQQYEEARPILTELPDDAPIGEDIIRDADVYRSVKSPDIAFRPGQRLMQDATKMVGTAPVVYREFFEEYIDRLNQGSFEFEVIIESEVLELIEQEYSDEFDALTNFDAVTVYRTYESFPYGLWVMDRPDSDTAGITFYNEGGVPGAIVNDSDDAVEWAAEQYAQYKHAASKIV; this is encoded by the coding sequence ATGGCTGTCGAGGCTGATATCACGGCCCATCAGATTCTTTCCAAGCGCCAGCAGGTGCTTGAGCAACTGCTGAACGAACCGCAGACCAAACCTGAATTGGTAGAGGCGCTTCCCTGCTCGCGCTCGACGGTTGACCGGGCAATCGAGGAACTCCAAGAGATCGGGTGCGTTGAGCGCACAGCACCGAATTCGAGTCTATACCGCGGGACGACCCTCGGCGAGTTGATGCTCCAAACGCATCAAGAGTACCTTGGGAGGCTACAGCAGTACGAAGAAGCGAGACCAATTCTCACAGAATTACCTGATGATGCACCGATCGGGGAGGACATCATCCGGGACGCTGATGTGTACCGGTCCGTCAAATCGCCGGACATCGCGTTCCGCCCTGGACAGCGGCTAATGCAAGACGCAACGAAAATGGTCGGAACCGCTCCTGTGGTGTATCGAGAATTCTTCGAGGAGTACATCGATCGGCTAAATCAGGGCTCGTTCGAGTTCGAAGTGATAATCGAGTCTGAAGTGTTAGAGTTGATTGAACAGGAATACAGTGACGAGTTCGATGCACTCACCAACTTCGATGCCGTGACCGTGTACCGGACTTATGAGTCGTTCCCCTACGGGCTCTGGGTGATGGACCGTCCTGACTCGGATACTGCCGGGATTACGTTCTATAACGAGGGTGGCGTTCCTGGCGCGATCGTCAACGATTCTGACGACGCCGTCGAATGGGCGGCCGAACAGTACGCTCAGTACAAACACGCTGCCAGTAAAATCGTCTAG
- a CDS encoding M48 family metallopeptidase — protein sequence MSLATEYLDTEQHIRRAHQARLLALGILLVGVFLVFCYGLVTVLGVAAWLVVALAAGVNARQLVAAKRGYAPTRTGSSADDHPRLSTAIERVTTAFDLPDPDVHVVDTEHVTAAAGGLTPHSAQLVVSKTALSELSDSILEGIIAHELAHLKNYHTLLGNLLRVPATIVGVGVAGSVLGTVVTLVVPGFTGIQVETTLGVGAISILYAVLHAAVLREREYLADLTAAEYLGDADQYEAVLRAVSSMNDADQSVFRVHPPLAARIQSGRTVAE from the coding sequence ATGAGTCTCGCCACCGAGTACTTAGACACTGAACAGCATATCCGTCGCGCCCATCAGGCCAGGCTCCTCGCGCTAGGCATACTACTTGTCGGCGTCTTCCTCGTGTTCTGTTACGGGCTCGTCACTGTACTCGGCGTCGCCGCGTGGCTCGTCGTCGCTCTCGCTGCCGGCGTAAACGCGCGACAACTCGTCGCCGCCAAGCGGGGCTATGCACCGACGCGTACGGGAAGCAGTGCTGACGATCACCCGCGGCTCTCAACAGCTATCGAACGCGTCACCACTGCGTTCGATTTGCCGGACCCGGACGTGCACGTCGTCGATACTGAGCACGTGACTGCAGCTGCCGGAGGCCTGACGCCACACTCCGCACAGCTCGTCGTGTCGAAAACAGCACTGTCCGAACTGTCAGACAGCATCCTCGAAGGGATTATCGCCCACGAACTCGCCCACTTGAAGAACTACCACACGCTTCTCGGGAATCTTCTCCGCGTCCCAGCGACGATCGTTGGCGTCGGTGTCGCCGGAAGTGTGCTCGGGACCGTCGTTACCTTGGTGGTTCCTGGATTCACAGGTATTCAGGTCGAAACGACGCTCGGTGTTGGTGCCATCAGTATCCTGTACGCAGTATTGCACGCGGCTGTGCTTCGTGAACGCGAGTACCTGGCCGATCTAACCGCGGCAGAGTACCTCGGAGATGCCGACCAGTATGAAGCCGTGCTCCGGGCGGTCTCGTCGATGAATGACGCGGATCAGTCAGTGTTTCGTGTCCATCCACCGCTCGCAGCGCGGATCCAGTCCGGTCGAACCGTAGCAGAGTGA
- a CDS encoding dual specificity protein phosphatase has product MDEVAPNLYVGTLADAGDTALLQEHGVDSVVSLTHGDPESGFPVPVSKCAMMDGPRNEQETFRTAVEEVLVGLDRGETTLVHCRRGASRSPSVAATAVALHNAISIEGAFERIEEQRAEFDAHPALVRQAVSVYRAFPK; this is encoded by the coding sequence ATGGATGAGGTCGCCCCCAACCTGTATGTAGGGACGCTCGCGGATGCCGGGGATACGGCACTGCTTCAAGAGCACGGCGTTGATAGCGTCGTTTCCTTGACGCATGGTGATCCTGAGTCTGGGTTCCCTGTTCCCGTTTCGAAGTGTGCGATGATGGACGGTCCTCGAAACGAGCAGGAAACGTTCCGAACGGCCGTTGAAGAGGTCCTAGTAGGCCTGGACCGCGGTGAAACTACGCTAGTACACTGTCGTCGCGGTGCGTCTCGAAGCCCGTCAGTCGCGGCGACCGCTGTTGCACTCCACAACGCGATCAGTATCGAGGGGGCATTCGAACGGATCGAGGAACAGAGAGCCGAATTTGACGCACATCCCGCGTTAGTGCGGCAAGCAGTCAGCGTGTATCGAGCATTTCCGAAGTAA
- a CDS encoding TRAM domain-containing protein, which produces MEISEQLRCLFSATVEEQDGSYVVEVPEQEIQLGDLQAGDTYRVAVLPSRSTEVADDTDAESEREQATQLPPVEEGEQRTVEIEDIGEQGDGITRVERGFVVIVPDTEQGERVTVTITDVSQNVAFADVVERVSYYD; this is translated from the coding sequence ATGGAGATCTCAGAGCAACTCCGCTGTCTGTTCTCTGCTACTGTCGAAGAGCAGGATGGGTCGTACGTGGTTGAGGTACCGGAACAAGAGATTCAACTTGGCGACCTACAGGCAGGCGATACATACCGTGTGGCCGTTCTCCCGTCACGTTCGACCGAAGTAGCTGACGATACTGACGCCGAGTCCGAGCGCGAGCAAGCGACACAGTTGCCACCTGTTGAAGAGGGCGAACAGCGCACCGTCGAAATCGAAGATATCGGTGAACAAGGCGACGGTATCACGCGTGTCGAGCGTGGGTTTGTCGTTATCGTCCCGGACACCGAACAGGGCGAGCGCGTCACAGTCACGATCACCGATGTGAGTCAGAACGTTGCCTTTGCCGATGTTGTCGAACGCGTGAGTTACTACGACTGA
- a CDS encoding phage repressor protein: MELSDTDWGILNLCSDNRETRKNIAAALDKSPNYISKELSKLNEMGLLQQPGPAENSGMHVTTKKAEFVLSKQEKYERRQSELFGEFVESAVELARELSAEADEEVTPRDIVVVTGQAHELLQRLENRSGISPQEAADRIEMNLYATQAVLYELYFFDLLDRAVTSEGEIYDLTARGRRLLDQPAQTTVKDANRTWNMITSKDRSEPSFDE; the protein is encoded by the coding sequence ATGGAACTTTCAGATACTGACTGGGGGATCCTTAACCTGTGTAGCGACAACCGCGAAACACGGAAAAACATCGCTGCGGCACTGGACAAGTCGCCAAACTACATCTCGAAAGAACTCTCGAAGCTCAACGAGATGGGGCTACTCCAACAACCTGGTCCAGCGGAGAACTCCGGGATGCACGTCACGACGAAGAAAGCAGAGTTCGTCCTCTCGAAACAGGAGAAGTACGAGCGGCGACAATCCGAACTGTTTGGCGAGTTCGTTGAGTCGGCTGTCGAACTTGCTCGTGAACTGTCCGCGGAAGCCGATGAGGAAGTTACTCCACGCGACATCGTGGTTGTGACCGGACAGGCGCACGAGTTACTGCAGAGACTGGAGAACCGAAGCGGGATCTCTCCACAAGAAGCGGCGGATCGGATCGAGATGAATCTCTATGCCACACAAGCAGTTCTTTACGAACTGTATTTCTTCGATCTTCTTGACCGGGCAGTCACGTCTGAAGGAGAAATCTATGATCTCACCGCCCGTGGACGGCGACTTCTTGACCAGCCTGCTCAGACGACTGTGAAGGATGCGAATCGAACGTGGAACATGATCACGTCGAAAGACAGGTCGGAGCCGTCCTTCGATGAATGA
- a CDS encoding minichromosome maintenance protein MCM: MRQNQQELTERLIQFLRHYYQEEVAQLAQHYPREQRSLHVSYTDVFQFDRGLAEDIKENPRETLEYFEEALRLYDLPVDVSLSDAHIRIHDLPDDIVLDVAEVPRKENIGKLLGIRGQVQKVSPVKLRVVEATFECQRCGTKTSIPQTGDQLQEPHECEGCERQGPFRHDSSASTWTNHQFARVQQPPEHTKDGEGATIDVHLEDDLIQSFDAGDRVTLTGILDVKEPGSSQTRDFDTIVDGQAAVREESSYDDIDISEHLDEIEAIAAGEYGDPYDLLVQSINPGHKGDEDVKLAIALQMFGGWSRGERTRGDSHILLMGDPGCGKSTFLKAADDLAPRSTYASGKGATAAGLTAAAVADDFGDAEWGLEAGALVLADGGVACIDELDKVNDNVISSLHDALENQEVRVNKAGINATLNARTTLLAAGNPKYGRFDNYEPIAEQLDLGPALMSRFDLMFMVSDSPDEETDRQVVDHMMRSRRAAAKKELGKDLTEEERKSIEPAIPHETLRAYIAYAKDEVTPYISAENGEAQEYLREEFLELRLANADGEDNPVPVTFRKEEAIARLAEASARVRLSNEVQREDVDRALSLVRKSMKQVGIDPESGEFDADVVETGQSKSQRDRRKQILGVIEDQNDATVEGIMDTLDMDESKVNSAIESLKQNGKVYEIKGELRKS, from the coding sequence ATGAGACAGAATCAGCAAGAACTCACCGAACGCCTGATACAATTCCTCCGGCACTACTACCAGGAGGAAGTCGCACAGCTCGCCCAACACTACCCGCGAGAACAACGCTCACTCCACGTGAGCTACACTGATGTCTTCCAATTCGACCGCGGCCTCGCAGAAGACATCAAGGAAAATCCACGAGAGACGCTGGAATACTTCGAAGAGGCACTCCGACTATACGACCTGCCCGTAGACGTCAGTCTGTCCGACGCCCACATCCGCATCCACGACCTCCCAGACGACATCGTCCTCGACGTCGCGGAAGTTCCACGGAAAGAAAACATCGGGAAGCTACTGGGGATTCGCGGCCAAGTCCAGAAGGTCAGCCCAGTGAAACTGCGCGTCGTCGAAGCCACCTTCGAATGCCAGCGCTGCGGAACCAAGACGAGTATCCCGCAGACTGGCGACCAGCTTCAGGAACCGCACGAGTGTGAAGGGTGCGAAAGACAAGGTCCGTTCCGACACGACTCGTCGGCCAGCACGTGGACCAATCACCAGTTCGCCCGCGTTCAACAGCCGCCCGAGCACACGAAAGACGGAGAGGGTGCGACCATCGACGTCCATCTCGAAGATGACCTCATTCAGTCGTTCGACGCCGGTGATCGCGTCACCCTCACCGGTATTCTCGACGTCAAGGAACCCGGGAGTAGCCAGACGCGTGATTTCGACACCATCGTAGACGGGCAGGCAGCCGTTCGAGAGGAGAGTTCCTACGACGATATCGACATCTCCGAGCACCTTGACGAGATTGAGGCCATTGCCGCCGGCGAGTACGGTGACCCGTACGACCTGCTAGTTCAGTCGATCAACCCGGGACACAAGGGAGACGAGGACGTGAAACTCGCCATCGCGCTCCAGATGTTCGGCGGGTGGTCCCGCGGCGAGCGAACGCGCGGTGACTCTCACATTCTCCTGATGGGTGACCCTGGTTGCGGGAAATCGACCTTCCTGAAAGCCGCCGATGACCTCGCTCCGCGCTCAACGTACGCCTCCGGGAAGGGAGCCACGGCTGCGGGGTTAACCGCGGCGGCGGTAGCCGACGACTTCGGCGACGCCGAATGGGGGCTCGAAGCCGGCGCGCTCGTCCTCGCTGACGGTGGAGTCGCGTGTATCGACGAACTCGACAAGGTCAACGATAACGTCATCTCATCCCTCCACGACGCCCTGGAGAATCAGGAAGTCCGGGTAAACAAAGCAGGGATCAACGCGACACTGAACGCGCGCACCACGTTGCTCGCGGCAGGGAACCCAAAATACGGACGGTTCGATAACTACGAGCCGATTGCTGAGCAACTTGATCTCGGACCGGCGTTGATGTCACGGTTCGATCTGATGTTCATGGTTAGCGACTCACCTGACGAGGAGACTGACCGGCAGGTCGTTGACCACATGATGCGGTCGCGGCGGGCGGCGGCAAAGAAGGAGCTCGGCAAAGATCTCACCGAGGAAGAGCGGAAGAGCATCGAGCCGGCGATTCCTCACGAGACGCTACGTGCGTACATCGCCTATGCGAAGGACGAGGTGACGCCGTACATCAGCGCAGAGAATGGGGAGGCGCAAGAGTACCTCCGTGAGGAGTTCCTCGAACTCCGGCTCGCCAACGCTGATGGGGAGGACAACCCAGTGCCAGTGACCTTCCGAAAGGAGGAAGCCATCGCGCGCCTCGCGGAGGCGTCCGCCCGAGTGCGCCTCTCCAATGAAGTCCAGCGGGAGGACGTAGACCGTGCCCTCTCACTGGTTCGAAAGTCAATGAAGCAGGTCGGCATCGACCCCGAGAGCGGAGAGTTCGATGCGGACGTCGTCGAAACGGGACAAAGCAAGAGCCAGCGCGACCGCCGGAAGCAGATTCTCGGCGTGATCGAGGATCAGAACGACGCAACCGTCGAAGGGATCATGGATACCCTCGACATGGACGAGTCGAAGGTCAACAGCGCTATCGAGTCGCTGAAGCAGAACGGCAAAGTCTACGAGATAAAGGGCGAGCTGAGGAAGTCATAG
- a CDS encoding HNH endonuclease, protein MPAATRDAVLDDYSHRCQACGRRGPEEGGLAALHVHHIERDPAGMDEHDEENLTVMCRPCHKWLHQQVDPTDAPVRLTEEDRTVLLSQDIEILQVLADEGPARTGEIAAALTADLTVSSVRERLWVLMGLDNQVDGREQQLVDKDVETGEWGLVDQVGVSARGHIPDDDQLLLQRMEDEQVRRAVDRGCDRDAIMDVLGVSRRSTFYKANRGYAFDFPLDAFSRGGRPPTDTQDQDANRAGEADEDDADAQQRLDAVAEDGDDDSQTETWGGDATDESVDADGATLLSELAQEEESGESADDLRDEVHAAIEKLEALQATVE, encoded by the coding sequence GTGCCGGCAGCGACGCGCGACGCTGTCCTCGACGACTACTCGCATCGATGCCAGGCCTGTGGGCGGCGTGGCCCGGAGGAAGGCGGCCTCGCAGCGCTGCACGTCCACCACATCGAGCGGGACCCTGCCGGCATGGACGAGCACGACGAGGAGAACTTGACGGTCATGTGCCGGCCGTGTCACAAGTGGCTGCACCAGCAGGTGGACCCGACTGACGCGCCGGTGCGGCTCACGGAAGAAGATCGGACGGTGCTGCTCTCCCAAGACATCGAGATTCTGCAGGTGCTGGCAGACGAGGGGCCGGCGCGAACCGGTGAGATCGCCGCTGCACTCACGGCGGACTTGACCGTGTCCTCTGTCAGGGAACGCCTGTGGGTGCTCATGGGGCTCGATAACCAGGTCGATGGGCGTGAGCAGCAGCTCGTCGATAAGGACGTCGAGACCGGTGAGTGGGGACTCGTCGATCAGGTCGGCGTGTCCGCGCGCGGGCACATCCCGGACGACGACCAGTTGTTGTTGCAGCGCATGGAGGACGAGCAGGTCAGGCGGGCGGTTGACCGCGGGTGTGATCGGGACGCCATCATGGATGTGCTGGGTGTGTCGCGCCGCTCGACGTTCTACAAGGCGAACCGCGGGTACGCGTTCGACTTCCCGCTGGACGCGTTCAGTCGCGGCGGGCGACCACCGACAGACACCCAAGACCAGGACGCGAATCGTGCTGGTGAGGCAGACGAGGATGACGCAGATGCACAGCAGCGCCTCGACGCCGTCGCGGAGGACGGTGACGATGACAGTCAGACGGAAACGTGGGGCGGTGACGCTACGGACGAGTCAGTTGATGCGGATGGGGCGACGCTGTTGAGCGAGTTAGCGCAGGAGGAAGAGTCGGGCGAGTCGGCTGACGATCTTCGTGATGAGGTACACGCCGCGATCGAGAAACTGGAAGCCCTGCAAGCGACGGTAGAGTAA